One window of Paludibacter propionicigenes WB4 genomic DNA carries:
- the mscL gene encoding large-conductance mechanosensitive channel protein MscL — MALLKEFKDFAMRGNVIDLAVGVIIGGAFGKIIASLVADVIMPPIGLLVGGVNFVDLKWVMKPAEVVNGVNKAAVTLNYGNFLQVTFDFLIVAFCIFLFVKGMNTLSKKKEEAPAPAAPAEPSKEEQLLTEIRDLLKK; from the coding sequence ATGGCTTTACTGAAGGAATTTAAGGATTTTGCAATGCGTGGTAACGTCATTGATTTAGCAGTCGGTGTTATCATAGGAGGTGCATTCGGAAAAATTATTGCATCACTCGTTGCGGATGTTATTATGCCCCCGATCGGACTACTCGTTGGAGGGGTTAATTTCGTGGATTTAAAATGGGTGATGAAACCCGCCGAAGTGGTAAACGGGGTTAATAAGGCTGCCGTTACTCTGAATTACGGAAACTTCCTGCAAGTTACTTTTGATTTTCTGATTGTAGCCTTTTGTATCTTTTTATTCGTAAAAGGCATGAATACGCTCTCAAAAAAGAAAGAGGAAGCTCCTGCTCCTGCAGCTCCCGCCGAACCGAGTAAAGAAGAACAATTGCTTACAGAAATCAGAGATTTGTTGAAGAAATAA
- a CDS encoding LiaF transmembrane domain-containing protein, producing the protein MDNEVKNSFRSGYTRGLGFGLALMIIGIVYLGSNFGLIPFPLKNIIISWQMLLIFIGVVHFFKRKFISGVIFLFVGGFFILPKVFPALDVNFQQNFWPLILIAAGTVIILQRVFGPRFLSERWSDEWSHSHHHRHHRHWRDERNDYREGRHKWEASKESFSKNSIFGSGDHIVLDPEFKGGDLNAVFGGITLDLRRTNLPVGETVVEVNAVFGGVTIYVPVDWHVETHLDTVFGGFQDNRMPKEPLDTTRKLIIVGSCVFGGGELRN; encoded by the coding sequence ATGGATAATGAAGTAAAAAATTCGTTTCGTTCAGGTTATACCAGAGGTCTTGGTTTTGGCCTGGCTCTTATGATTATTGGTATTGTGTACCTTGGGTCGAACTTTGGATTAATTCCTTTCCCGCTGAAAAACATTATTATTTCCTGGCAAATGTTGCTGATATTTATTGGAGTTGTGCATTTTTTCAAACGCAAATTTATTTCCGGGGTAATTTTTCTGTTTGTGGGAGGCTTTTTTATTTTACCCAAAGTTTTTCCGGCATTGGATGTCAACTTTCAGCAGAACTTCTGGCCGTTGATACTGATTGCTGCAGGAACTGTGATAATACTGCAACGCGTTTTTGGTCCACGTTTTCTGTCTGAAAGATGGAGCGATGAGTGGTCGCATAGCCACCATCATCGTCATCATCGCCATTGGCGGGATGAGCGCAACGATTATAGAGAAGGTCGTCATAAATGGGAAGCTTCTAAGGAAAGTTTTTCCAAGAACAGTATTTTTGGCAGTGGCGACCATATTGTACTTGATCCTGAATTTAAAGGAGGTGATCTGAATGCTGTCTTTGGTGGAATCACACTCGACCTGAGAAGAACCAACCTGCCGGTGGGCGAAACAGTAGTGGAAGTAAATGCCGTCTTCGGAGGTGTTACCATCTATGTTCCTGTTGATTGGCATGTGGAGACTCATTTGGATACTGTCTTTGGCGGATTTCAGGATAACAGGATGCCTAAAGAACCGCTTGATACTACCAGAAAATTAATTATAGTAGGTTCATGCGTGTTTGGTGGTGGAGAGTTAAGAAACTAA
- the folP gene encoding dihydropteroate synthase produces the protein MSNFPLQINLNQQLVDLSVPVVMGIVNVTPDSFYKGSRFASDRSVLHAVESMVIDGAKIIDVGGYSTRPQAELISQEEEIRRLSEGLEAILKRFPDILISVDTFRSGVARHVVNNYRVAMINDVGGGTLDDLMFETIADLQVAYVLMHMRGNPQSMQSLTLYDDIASEVLHFLERKLAQLRLLGVKDVVVDPGFGFAKDLDQNYTLLSKLAYFKQLNVPVLAGLSRKSMLSKLLGIDASEALNATTAANMLALIGGASILRVHDVKEAVQAVEIYKKYIETK, from the coding sequence ATGAGTAATTTCCCTTTGCAAATTAATTTAAACCAACAGTTGGTTGACTTATCAGTGCCCGTTGTTATGGGAATTGTCAATGTGACTCCGGACTCTTTTTACAAGGGAAGCAGGTTTGCTAGCGATCGATCGGTTTTGCATGCCGTGGAGAGTATGGTGATTGATGGAGCAAAAATCATTGATGTGGGTGGTTATTCTACCCGACCCCAAGCCGAACTTATTTCGCAGGAAGAAGAAATAAGACGTTTATCGGAAGGACTGGAGGCGATTCTTAAAAGATTTCCGGATATTCTTATTTCTGTGGATACTTTCAGGTCGGGAGTTGCAAGACACGTGGTGAATAACTACCGGGTTGCGATGATCAATGATGTAGGCGGTGGTACGTTGGACGATTTGATGTTTGAAACAATTGCAGATTTGCAGGTAGCTTACGTACTAATGCATATGCGCGGAAATCCGCAATCAATGCAATCGCTGACGCTGTATGATGACATTGCGTCTGAAGTTCTTCATTTTCTGGAAAGGAAACTTGCTCAATTGCGCTTGCTGGGAGTGAAAGATGTGGTTGTAGATCCCGGATTTGGCTTTGCCAAAGATCTTGATCAAAATTACACGTTACTTAGCAAACTGGCTTATTTTAAGCAGTTGAATGTTCCTGTACTTGCAGGTTTATCGCGCAAATCTATGCTGAGCAAATTACTTGGGATAGATGCTTCGGAAGCGTTAAATGCCACAACGGCAGCTAATATGCTTGCATTGATTGGTGGAGCGTCCATACTTAGGGTACATGATGTGAAAGAAGCCGTCCAAGCAGTAGAAATATATAAAAAGTACATTGAAACAAAATAG
- the fbaA gene encoding class II fructose-bisphosphate aldolase, with protein MGKISDAVKPGVVTGADLQFVFKVAKENGFAIPAVNVVGSSTVNAVLEAAKVANAPIMIQFSNGGAAFNAGKGLKLEGHEAAVLGAIAGAKHIHTLAEAYGVRVVLHTDHAAKKLLPWIDGLLDASEKNFAETGKPLFSSHMLDLSEEPLEENIEISKKYLARMSKMGMTLEIELGITGGEEDGVDNSGVDNSLLYTQPEDVYYAYKELSKISPNFTIAASFGNVHGVYKPGNVKLMPVILKNSQDYIKAKDGLSVSHPVSFVFHGGSGSTHEEIREAISYGVVKMNIDTDTQWAFWDGVRGFEAKNHDYLQGQIGNPEGAEKPNKKFYDPRVWLRKGEESLIARLQVAFEDLNAINSI; from the coding sequence ATGGGTAAAATTTCAGATGCAGTTAAACCGGGTGTAGTAACCGGAGCTGATCTTCAATTTGTATTTAAGGTAGCCAAAGAGAATGGTTTTGCTATTCCGGCTGTTAATGTGGTGGGTTCTTCTACCGTGAACGCTGTGCTCGAAGCTGCAAAAGTAGCTAACGCTCCTATTATGATTCAGTTCTCCAATGGTGGAGCAGCTTTTAATGCCGGTAAAGGATTAAAGCTGGAGGGACACGAGGCTGCTGTTTTAGGAGCCATAGCCGGAGCAAAGCATATTCATACTTTGGCAGAAGCTTACGGTGTACGTGTGGTACTTCACACAGACCATGCTGCTAAAAAACTCCTTCCCTGGATTGACGGCTTACTTGATGCCAGTGAAAAGAACTTTGCAGAAACCGGAAAGCCACTTTTCAGTTCGCACATGCTCGACTTATCGGAAGAACCACTCGAAGAAAACATTGAAATCAGCAAAAAATACCTTGCCCGTATGAGCAAAATGGGTATGACGTTGGAAATTGAACTGGGTATCACCGGTGGTGAAGAAGATGGTGTTGATAACAGTGGTGTTGATAACAGTTTGCTTTATACTCAACCTGAGGATGTGTATTATGCCTACAAAGAATTGAGCAAAATATCGCCTAATTTCACTATTGCAGCTTCGTTTGGGAATGTACACGGAGTATACAAACCGGGTAATGTAAAATTGATGCCGGTTATTCTCAAAAACTCGCAGGACTATATCAAAGCCAAGGACGGTTTATCCGTATCTCATCCTGTGAGCTTTGTCTTCCACGGAGGATCGGGTTCAACTCACGAAGAAATTCGCGAAGCAATCAGCTACGGTGTGGTAAAAATGAATATCGATACAGATACTCAGTGGGCATTCTGGGATGGTGTTCGTGGTTTCGAAGCTAAAAATCACGATTACCTGCAAGGTCAAATCGGAAATCCTGAAGGAGCCGAAAAACCGAACAAGAAATTCTACGATCCCCGCGTGTGGTTACGCAAAGGCGAAGAATCTTTGATAGCACGTTTACAGGTTGCTTTCGAAGATCTAAATGCTATCAATAGCATCTAA
- the cdaA gene encoding diadenylate cyclase CdaA, producing MGFQIGFKDIVDIFLVAILLYQTFKLLKRTGAVNIFIGILAFIICWFLVSYVFKMELLGGIFDRVVSVGAFALIVLFQDEIRRFFLRIGSKRRGSIFRIFKRFFGNNSNEKEKTDFVLVQIVLACRNLAKSSTGGLIVLTRENSLDFYAHSGEQINATINSRLIENIFFKNSPLHDGALIVSDRKLKAAACILPISKNQSIPKRMGLRHRAALGITEHSDAIAIIISEETGHISWAINGQLTVNVKPEQLEHFLSEELAH from the coding sequence ATGGGTTTTCAAATAGGATTTAAAGATATTGTTGATATTTTTTTGGTAGCTATCCTGCTTTACCAAACATTTAAACTGCTCAAGCGTACGGGAGCGGTAAATATTTTTATTGGTATTCTGGCCTTTATCATTTGTTGGTTCCTGGTGTCTTATGTATTCAAGATGGAGCTTTTGGGCGGCATCTTCGACCGGGTGGTAAGTGTGGGAGCCTTCGCTCTTATTGTGCTTTTTCAGGATGAAATAAGAAGATTCTTCCTGCGTATAGGATCCAAACGAAGAGGAAGTATTTTCCGAATTTTCAAACGTTTCTTTGGAAATAATTCAAATGAAAAAGAAAAGACGGATTTCGTACTGGTGCAGATTGTGCTCGCTTGTCGTAACCTGGCAAAGAGTTCTACAGGTGGACTGATAGTGCTAACCAGAGAAAATAGTCTGGATTTTTACGCCCATTCCGGAGAGCAGATTAACGCCACTATTAATTCCCGCTTAATTGAAAATATATTCTTCAAAAACAGTCCATTACACGATGGTGCGCTCATTGTATCTGACCGAAAACTTAAAGCTGCGGCTTGTATATTACCTATTTCCAAAAATCAGTCTATCCCTAAACGCATGGGGCTACGTCACCGAGCGGCTTTAGGAATTACCGAACATTCAGACGCTATTGCCATAATCATTTCCGAAGAAACCGGGCATATTTCCTGGGCAATAAACGGACAGTTAACGGTGAACGTAAAGCCCGAACAACTTGAACATTTCTTATCCGAGGAGCTGGCTCACTAA
- a CDS encoding class II fructose-bisphosphate aldolase encodes MVNYKDLGLVNTNDLFKKAIEGKYAIPAFNFNNMEQLQAIIAACVETKSPVILQVSSGARKYANQTLLRYMAQGAVEYAKELGLNIPVVLHLDHGDTFELCKDCIDSGFSSVMIDGSHHSYEDNIALTKKVVEYAHAHGVSVEGELGVLAGVEDDVVAEHHTYTRPEEVVDFVTRTGVDSLAISIGTSHGANKFTPAQCTRDENGILIPPPLRFDILEEIEKQIPGFPIVLHGASSVPQEYVATINKFGGALKDSIGIPEEQLRRAAASAVCKINIDSDGRLAMTAAVREVLATKPGEFDARKYLGPARDELKKLYSHKTVNVLGSAGKA; translated from the coding sequence ATGGTAAATTACAAAGATCTTGGATTGGTCAATACTAATGACTTATTCAAGAAAGCAATTGAAGGAAAGTATGCTATTCCTGCTTTCAATTTCAACAATATGGAACAATTGCAGGCTATTATTGCTGCTTGTGTTGAAACTAAGTCTCCTGTTATTCTTCAGGTATCAAGTGGTGCACGTAAGTATGCAAATCAAACATTGCTTCGCTACATGGCACAAGGAGCTGTTGAATATGCAAAAGAATTAGGGTTAAACATCCCGGTAGTATTGCACTTAGACCATGGTGATACTTTTGAACTTTGCAAAGATTGTATCGATTCAGGTTTTTCTTCAGTTATGATTGATGGTTCACACCATTCTTACGAAGATAATATCGCTTTGACTAAAAAAGTTGTTGAATATGCACACGCTCACGGCGTAAGCGTTGAAGGTGAACTTGGTGTATTGGCCGGCGTTGAAGATGATGTAGTGGCAGAACACCACACATACACCCGTCCTGAAGAAGTTGTTGACTTTGTAACCCGTACCGGTGTTGATTCATTGGCTATTTCTATCGGAACTTCACACGGAGCTAACAAATTTACTCCAGCTCAATGTACCCGCGACGAAAACGGTATTCTTATCCCTCCTCCATTGCGTTTCGACATCTTGGAAGAAATTGAAAAACAAATCCCAGGTTTCCCTATCGTACTTCACGGTGCTTCTTCAGTTCCACAAGAATATGTTGCAACTATCAACAAATTTGGTGGTGCTTTGAAAGATTCAATCGGTATTCCTGAAGAACAATTACGTAGAGCTGCTGCTTCTGCCGTTTGTAAAATCAATATTGACTCTGACGGTCGTTTGGCTATGACTGCTGCCGTTCGCGAAGTATTGGCAACAAAACCAGGTGAATTCGATGCTCGTAAATACTTAGGACCAGCTCGTGATGAATTGAAAAAACTTTATTCTCACAAAACAGTGAATGTTTTGGGTAGTGCAGGTAAAGCGTAA
- a CDS encoding polysaccharide deacetylase family protein — MNHRLLSFSFIVLLLSVLYSCKTDNKMGSSVPQKQYVYLTFDDGPLDGSQNIDSIILAEKIKISVFLIGSEVDGDRDMETYFKYYEENPYIDEYNHSFTHGNDQYTLFYSNPHKATEDFLKNQEFLKIQYKIIRMPACNTWRFNNRKQDDCEINAVATADSLAARGFKVYGWDVEWQHHEEDGTPVQSVDEMYKQIMDLLNTNKTFTKNNIVILLHDEMFQRRWEETDLKQLIDRLRKDKNIVFEQMRFYPQD; from the coding sequence ATGAATCACCGTCTTTTAAGTTTTTCATTCATTGTGCTTTTACTCTCTGTTTTATATTCGTGTAAAACAGACAACAAAATGGGATCATCGGTGCCTCAAAAGCAATATGTGTATTTGACTTTTGATGACGGTCCGTTGGATGGGAGCCAGAATATTGACAGTATTATTTTGGCAGAAAAGATAAAAATAAGCGTATTTTTAATCGGTTCGGAAGTTGATGGAGACCGTGATATGGAGACTTACTTTAAGTATTACGAAGAGAATCCTTACATCGATGAGTACAATCATAGTTTTACGCATGGCAACGATCAATATACCCTGTTTTACAGCAATCCGCATAAAGCTACCGAGGATTTTCTGAAGAATCAGGAATTCCTGAAAATTCAATATAAGATTATACGTATGCCGGCCTGCAATACCTGGCGATTTAACAACAGGAAACAGGATGATTGTGAAATTAATGCAGTGGCCACAGCTGACAGTCTGGCTGCAAGAGGATTTAAGGTTTATGGTTGGGATGTAGAGTGGCAACATCACGAAGAAGATGGTACTCCGGTGCAAAGTGTTGATGAAATGTACAAACAAATTATGGACTTGCTGAATACAAATAAAACGTTTACAAAAAACAATATCGTTATTCTGTTGCACGATGAAATGTTTCAGCGGCGCTGGGAGGAAACTGATTTAAAACAACTGATTGATCGGTTGCGAAAAGATAAAAACATTGTTTTTGAACAAATGCGTTTCTATCCACAGGATTAA
- a CDS encoding thioredoxin family protein — protein sequence MKKIFIAIFSFSLIISALNAQTPAEAKDTFKYPESSALPKPYHPEEDAQKKLNELIKQAGTSHKNIFIQCGGNWCSWCLRFNYFVHNQVELKSILDKNYLYYHLNYSPENKNEAIFSKYVAKNSKYGYPFFIILSDKGKLLSVQESGVLEAGKGYNPDKVKEFLLKWIPANHSK from the coding sequence ATGAAGAAAATATTTATTGCAATTTTTAGTTTCTCTCTGATCATTTCGGCTCTGAATGCGCAAACTCCCGCAGAGGCGAAAGACACGTTTAAATATCCTGAAAGCAGCGCGCTACCCAAACCATATCACCCGGAGGAAGATGCGCAGAAAAAATTGAATGAACTGATAAAACAAGCCGGCACGAGCCATAAAAATATCTTTATTCAGTGTGGAGGCAACTGGTGTAGCTGGTGTTTACGTTTCAATTACTTCGTTCACAATCAGGTTGAACTAAAAAGCATTTTGGATAAGAACTACCTTTATTATCACCTGAATTACTCTCCCGAAAATAAAAACGAAGCGATTTTCAGTAAGTATGTAGCAAAAAACAGCAAGTATGGCTATCCGTTTTTTATAATTCTATCGGACAAAGGTAAGCTACTCAGCGTACAGGAAAGTGGCGTGCTTGAAGCCGGCAAGGGATACAATCCGGACAAAGTGAAGGAGTTTTTACTCAAATGGATTCCTGCAAATCACAGCAAATAA